A window of Passer domesticus isolate bPasDom1 chromosome 11, bPasDom1.hap1, whole genome shotgun sequence genomic DNA:
ATCCCTTTTTGGAGTAAACGATGCCCTCTAGAATGCTTTTTGGTTAATCTTGTCAAATCAGCTTTGCAGCTGAAGAACTGAGGTTTACTAATTTCTTCACTTGATAGCACCAAGTCCTTTAATACAGTAAATGCACAATATTGAACTTAGTAAAGGCGGGTCCAGGTGTCTGCCATAAATAATTCCAAGGTATGTTTGAGTCTGAACACGGATTCTCACGCCTGGTGGGTCAGCGCTGTGCTTTGAGCTGCTGGTGAGGGCATCCCTGGAGGCTGTGTGCCCAGGGCGCTGTGTGAGCGGGTCACAGAGCCGTAGGTGTGCCCCGGCGGTGTTTTGCTCGTGCCCCGGCGGTGTTTTGCTCGTGCCCCAATGGTGTTTTGCTCATGCCCCAATGGTGTTTTGCTCCCGCCTGGGCTCAGGGCTCAGCAGGAGCGCTGTCGGCCGTGCTGCAGTCACgcagagctgcaggtgctgcggGCGGGCAGGCTCTGCTCgtgtccccaggcaggctgcagctctgctgctgcgcCTCCTCGGCGGCCCTGAGCGCCGTGGCCTCCTTGGGGGCTGCAAAGGCCTCCGTGAATTTCAGCCTGAAGGATTTGGAAAGGTGGTAGTAGAGGACGGGGTCCAAGCAGAGGTTTGCGATGGCGAAGAGCAGGGTGGACTCCTTGGCTTTGAAGAGGGCGCGGCGGAGCGGGcagctggcgctggcgctgcccTGGCTCAGCGTGTAGGGGATGCGCACGGCGTGGTAGGGCACGAAGCACAGCAGGTAGGCGGCCGTCACCAGCAGCACGTGCGCCAGCGCCGCCCGCACGCGCCCGCCGCGCTCGCCGCGCCCGTGCCGGCGCAGCTGCCTCACCAGCAGGCAGTTGGACACCAGGATCGCCGCCGAGGAGTTCAGGAATATCGCCGTGCAGATGAAGTTGGTGAACACGTGCCAGTCCCTCCCGAACTTCGTTTTGAAGTCAATGCAGCCGACGCCAGGCTGCTCCTCGATGTGTTTTGTGGGAATGGCCATGTTGGGCACCGTTATCAGGAGAAGCATGACCCACACCACTGCTGACAGGGTCTTGGCAAAGCCAGGCTCCTGGATGCGGTAGACCTTAGAGCTGTGCATCAGCTGGAGGCAGCGATCCATGCTCACGAATCCCAAAAATATGATGGATAAATACATGTTCAGGTAGATGAAGCACGCCGTGACTTGGCAGTGGAATATTCTCAGATTCCAGGATGCAATTCCTAGGTCAACAATAATCTTCACTGGCAGTGTCAAAGTCAGCAAGAAATCTGCAGTGAGGAGGTTGATTAAGTAGATGCTCATGCATTTCTGTTTCTGGTCCTTCTGTGTGAATGCCCACAGGGCAAAACAGCTTCCAATAATTCCCATAAGAAAAATCAAGTAGTAAAAATAGGTAAAAGGTTCCATTTCTTCATGGAGATGACATTCAGAGAAGTTGCTTGACATTGTAAACTCCTTGTGTGAGTTGGCTTTGCTGACAGGAGGTATCACAGACCTACAAAAGAACCAAGAGGACATCAATGACTTCAGCCTTTCCTCAGCAACAGTAGCTATTCTCTTAGAATTTTGATTAAttctaaaaaatatatatatatagcgaggaagaaatatttttctctcttcatgcTGCTTCCCAAATATTCAGGAgaattttgttttcatgctgGAAGAATTAGGAATATATTGGGATTTGTTTCTGAAAGCATAGAGCCTTCTGAGGAGCATttacacagcagcagcttttctgACAGTGTTTGGTTCAACACCCTCCTCCAGCAAAAACGCTAGAGAAAAAGACTTGAATCCATTTAAGCATCTGGTTAATAACGATCATACTAAAACATCACAACCTTTGAAGGATTAAAGCTATGCCTGAAAAAAGTAGTATTTGCAGTATTCTCATCTTGTAAAAATGTGTTGGGAGTTCTGAGGGAATGCACTGCCCAACCAATATACAGATATGTCAGGTGGGTGAGGAAAGGGTCCTCCCCAGCCCTTAGGTTTGTGAACTGCTCTCCATTCCTGCTTGAACAGAGAACTTGTGTTTTTATGAAGCCTTTAGGAAAAGCACATTTTGAAAGAAGCAGATAATAAATTTTTTGTAGGCTTCAGTAGAAAAGGAATGTAGAAAGTTTTGGCCCTAATTTAACTAAGTACCCCTTGAAGTCTGAggtgcttttgtttgtttgctgcaCTGTGTCAGTCTGCTAGAGAATGGCTGTGGGAAAGGCTTTCCTTTGAATTTCTTGGAACCAACACATTTATGTCTTGAGTAGCATCAGACTGCAACACTCCTATTTCTACATACTGTACAGAATATTTTATACAATACAAGAGAACTACTGCACATGTAATTTAATCTGTTAAATTTGCATAGTTTGTGAAGCAAAATGATTGCAGATACTTTCTCCAGTATGCTGGAGAAAGCAGCCTGGCAGCTGGCTGTGTGCAGGTGTCCCTtgtcctgggaagggctgggagggtCTGGGTGagggcaggcagtgctgctggcgctgggctccctgggcaggggctcctggcacggggcagcccagcttggccccatcccTCCCTCGTGGGtacccagcacagccagccccggggctgtgcccagtgACACTGGCcactgccagggccagggcttggccaAAAGCTGAGCCTGACCTCTGGAGCGTCTGGCAGCTGGATTTTGGGTGTCCATTCATGCAGGTCTAAACGGCTGTAACAGACAGACTGAAGGCACTCACCTGTCCTGGGGGCCCGGGGTGTGCTGAGCATTCTGCAGAGGTCTGGTGTCCCCGAGTGCCTCTGCGTGCCCTTctgcccaggctgcctctgccggcCCCAGAGGCGGCTGTGGTTTCCAGAGGGGCTGACTGACGCAGTTAAACCCGGCGTTCAAACAGCTGAATCACGTGGAAATTACCCAGaagagcagggacagagagaaaTAAGTGCTCACggagcagcccagagccctcTCTTTCCTGTTCTGGGGAGAGGTGTGAGGGGGGCTGTAACTGTTGGGTATCAGTTCCTTTGCTTTTGTAAGTCTGGAACTCTGCTTCCCCCCTTCCCCatccagctgaaaccaggactTTGCAATGTAACTGTTCCTCATTTGTATTAATACTCCTGCATGAAATTCTAGGTTCTGGGAATCTCACGGTGTTTGTTTTAGAGTTACACCTTAGCTGGCAGATCTGAAGACACCTAGGGGTTCTGCTGATTGCAATGAACATTCTAAATATTTGGATATTTTCCAAGGACTATTAAAAATAAGCATGACACATTAAAGAAGTCAGggaaatctttattttttgtttggctgGTTTGGAAGAACATGAGAAAAGATCTGACACCGTGCTGGGGTGAGGTACTGACAGCAATACTGAAACTCCAACTGGTGGCCCTGGGTTGTAATTGAGAATCCACAGGCATTTACAAACCCTGCACCAGAGCTTTGTGGAGGAACAGATGAAGAATGTCTGGTTCTAGGTTTAGTCATGAGCTGAAAGTTCAGACCATATTTGTCAAAATGTTTGTAAAGTTTAATAATCTGGAATGATCCTATGTCCAGTTGTGAGCAAACATCGACTAATTTTGTAGAGTTCTGCCCGTGCAAAGCTGATCTTCCTATtcttgtaggttttttttttttaagcccaAACTGCAGCAGTTGTTTCTGTCTGTGTGTTGCTGTGTGTCTCTGTCAGTCACTCTCCCCCTTTTTGTCAGTTTACAGATCAGGGAACTTTTCCAGGTCTAAAAAGATAAAGTGATGGTTTGGTAAACCTTTACTGAGTAATGGTCAGCCCTTCCTGCAGAAGTGTTGTGGGAAGAGAGCAGATCTTGAACATGAGTATTTCCCCGAGTGTGTGAGGAGATGGCTTGGGCTATGTGAGCCCAGCCTGATGTGCTGGGAAAGATGGGAAAGGATTCTTTACCCggtgctgaaaaaaaattggcCTCAGTTCACCCAGCAAAGTAAGGAGGaaggctgaggagctggagctgaggggTGGTTTGACACTGGTGTTCCCTGGGACTTGTCACCCACAgggtggggctgcagcagcatcgGGGGCATGGAACCATTTCCTGACTAGGGAAGCTCTTGGGGGAGGATTTTTTCAACATGAATGAAAAACTGGAAATGTGGCATCCCTTTTGAGCACAGGTTTTGATCAGCATCCGTTCCCCTGGTTGTGGATCCTTGTTGTTCTAACAGCAGTAATCTGGTGAGGTGTGAAACAGTTGCACAATATAAATAACTTTTTCAAAGCTTGTAAAGCAATTATAAAGTTATTGTAAATGTATATTGTGGAAGTGTTTCCATCTGTCTGTGCCAGTGATCTTTCAGAGCTGCAATTATGTACATTTACCTAGGCAAGTACCAAGCCCTGCCAGGTAAGGATCTGAATGCTTTTGCCATAAATGACAAAAGATCTCCCACAAAGCACTGGATTCCCTTCCCCAGCAGGCTGCTTCCCTTGCTTGGAGGGCGgagcctgcagagcctcagTGACAGACTCAGGGAACTCTGAAAGAATCATATAAATATCTTTTATGTATTTTCTTTAACAAACACAACCAGAACACAGCCTTCTGCTGCAGTCCCTGTGGGCAGGTTCAGGGTGGTGACCCCCAGCTTCTGGTGCTCACTGGGATCAGGCTGGGAAACACATGGAGCTGAATTTGCTCCAAAGGCTGTGTGTGAACCCAGTGGAGGTGTCCAGACCTTCAGCTGGAGTACAATCCTGCACAGTGGTAGaatcctgctgctcctgacCAGTGGTCTCGGACCAAGAGAAGTTACCCACAGCCTTAGAGGAGGTGCAAGGACCAAATGTTTAAACATTTTTCACCCTTAGGTCTGTTTGGActaaaacaaaaagcagtggCAGAAAGGTGAAGGACTTGTTATTTCTGTTTCTATAGCTTCTTAAGTAAAATGAAGATATTCAGCTCCAGAGCCACTCTCTGAGCTTTAACAGATGCTTTAGGCCCTGGTATGTTTTTCTTGTACAATAATAAAATCAATTAGAAGAAAAAGCTgatctgaaaaataaagttaTAAAAGAGGTTATATTTGTATAGAGCAGGTCAGTGGCTTTCAGCTGTTATCTTGGCAGAGagagaaattctttactgctGTGTAAAAATCACGGTAAAACCAGCCATTCTTTCTGGATTTAAATGTACCAGAGTTCTTACACAGCTGTACTGTGTGTTCCCAGGTGGCTCTGTGATGCTGTTGCCtctttctgcagcagcaatgaGGGAGATGCTATGGTTTGGTGTGGATGTGTTTCTGTTCATGGGAGCCCAGGGAGTCAGGCTGGTGTGGTTTTGGGTCTGTGGGATGGTGGTGCCAGAGACCCACGGCCTGGAGCTCCagactgtgctgtgccaggtcCTCCTCTGCGTTTTTGGGATCCGGATGGGTCGTGTCACACCCTAAGGCAATCGGGGCATCAGCTGGCACAGCACGTAGGGAATATATTGGCACATGCAGTGCTGGGTTTAGGCAGAGAAGCAGCACCTGGTGTTTTGCTGAGCCCCTCTCCTGCTTGTTGCTGGTTGTCATGTGCTCTGTTTCTTTGGGACAGTTGTGTTCATGAATAACTTCCTGAAATGTACATTATTGTGGAGACACAAACCTACACTATGTTTATACTTTCCGGAAGTGTATTTGATCTTCTGGATTTAGAAATTTCCACCTCACTTGAAGCTTTCAGCTTGAGGTGCAGTTTTTGATACAGCTTTTCTCTAAAggggaggcagagaaaaaaataaataatgggaTCAAGGCAGACATTTGCTGCAGACAGCACCAGAGTGAACTCCTTGGCGTAGTACAGCGATTTTTGTGACTGGCAGGTGAACTGGGAGCTGGTCTGGCTCAAGGTGTATGGGGTCCTGCAGAGGTGGTAGGGCACAAAGCAAATGACAAACACAAACATGATGGTGAATATGTTCCGGCTGGTTTTTCTCTTGGACATGTCGGAGCTCCTCCGGAATTTTTTGTAAGAGCTGTATATTTTTTTGGATATAGAAGTGTAAAATACgatcagcagaaaaaaaacaatccAGAAAATCCCTGTGCAAATATAAGTTGTTGCTTTGTGCCACTGTCTGCCGAGCTCGCTTTTAAGACCTATACATTTTTTGGAGTAATTGTCTTTAGTGATTTCATTAGTTAAAATCATATTTGGAAATGACATAATCATTAACAACAGCCATATGATCACAGAGACCACCTTGCTGTAGTTGACTGTGTGAACAAAGGAGGTGAACAAAGGCTTTACAATTTTGTAGTACCTGTCAAAGCCGATGAGGCCGAAGAAGGTGATGCCGATGTACATGTTCATGTAGAACACGACTGCCGAGTACCTGCACACGAACAGGCTCAGCTCCGCGGGGCCAAGCCCCGAATCAGCCAGGATTTTGAAGGGAAACGTCAGGCTCATGAGGAGATCGGCCACAGCGATGTTCTTGAGATAGACAATAAAGCTCTTAGTGCTGGAAACGTAGAGGAAGACCCAGGCTGCCAGGGCGTTGAGCGAGAGCCCCGCGAGGAAGATGAAGCAGTAGAGCAGCGGGATGACTGTCGTGGTTATCACCGTGCTGTGGCTGCAGTTgctgcctgaggagctgctgctggagttgAGCATCTTGCAGTATCTTCATTCctagaagcagagaaaagagtGCCTCAGTTAGGACAGGGTGGTGCTGGGCTTTCTGCTAATTGCTCTGGGTTTTCTGCCCTCACTTCCAAACCAGCTCGGTGTGCCTCTCAGAAACAGCCACGTTCCCACCTcagccttcccagcagggaatgcAGAATTGTCTGAGCAGTGCCATCTCGCTTTCTGGTGATGTTCCAAGGCATGCTGTTGCTTTGAACAGAGGATCCATTTGCTTCTCTGTTTAGCCTATTGCCttccagcccagggctgccccttGGCAGCAGGCGTGAGCTGGGACTGACCCACAGAGATCTGGTGACTCAGGGTTAATGAGACATGTTTTTTAAACACTCCATATGAATTTTTAACATTGATTTACCCTGAAACATGAGGGATATGAACATCCCTGGTCAAAATGTTCTGTAAAAACTCCTGTTGGTCAAGTGTGGAGATCCCCAGTGTATGGCAATATATCCCAGTGTTGCCCTGCAAGGAACTCGCAtgtgcagctggcagagcttgcttTAAACttccagcagcccagcacacaggAGCGTGTCTGTGTTAGTTTGTAATGTGGGAGCTTGAGCTGGCTTCTCAAGTCAGTCAGatttacattttaaagaatCTCCAAGAAGGAATCACTTCTGCTGTCTGCTTTTCTTTGCCAGAATGTTTGTGGGGGTGGATTATTCTCTGTGGGGAGGGCAGAACaaatatagatataaatataatgCTGCTGTATTTGGCAAGTGAAACCCTGGGCAACTGGAAAATATGTGCCttggagctgggaaaaaaaccccaccttgtctcttggaaaataaagaatttcCTTTTATCTCCATTTTGAGTCAGGAGCTGATGTCTCTGTGGGGTGGTTTGGAGCCTGAATGCAACCTTGCAATAGCTAGAAATTGGCATTTTTTCTCAAATAGGCGAAATGGTCTCCTTTGGTGTGCTGTTCTCTGTACCTCTTGCAGATGGTGTGCAGGCTGATCAGCTTAGGTGTGTTCTGGACCCTGTGTGGGTGAGAGCAGTGGGGTGGGAGTGTCACCCTGTGCACACCCAAAGCCTGCACTGAACCTCGTCCTGGTCGTTatcctgccagagcagcagctgccctgtcTTTGCCATCAAGGCATTTGTTTCTGATGGCTgtggttttaaaagaaaaagatggtTTGGAGAGTAGGCATTAAAAAACTAGCACATGAACAGGTGTGTTAGAGCTGGGAGGTTGTGTGGGTAGAGCTTGGGGTGACACTGATGAAATCAGAAGCATCTGGAAAGGCACTAATAGCAAAtgccatttttatttaaatagtaACACACTGTATTTAAAAAACTGTTCTTTGCTGTGTCCCTGTTCACTTTCTCCCTCCAGGCTCCCAGCAGGATCCTCTCTCTGCACGTGGTGTGTTAAGAACTTGCTCCTTCTCTGTAGGGCATTCTACAGCCAAGAACCCACAGGTGGGTCTTTCTGTGCTTGGACTTGGGGGTAGGTATGAAACTGTTTAGAAGTTCATGAAGTGTTTTTGTGCTGAAGTGTCATACAACAAAGGATTATTTCAGAACTGTGTGACTACAGATGTGGCCACCAAACCTTTGTGAAGTCcactgtgtgtgtgcagcacagagGACACCCCAGACAGTTTTACATTTGACACCAGCAGACTGATCAGCTGTCATTGAGAGGGGCCCCAGCCAGGCCAGACCCTGTACATCTTCCCACGCCATTGCCATGTCCTTACCTGGCCTCAGGTGCCTGCTGGGGGGCTTTGCTGAGGGTCTGCAGCGCTGTCCATTCCCAGGACGgggcctctgctcctgctgggacacCTGTGGGAGacacagacacagccctgcagctggcagtgCACTCCCGTGCTGCTGAGGGGCACAGCACTGACCAGAGAGCTTCAGAGAGGCTTGGGGACAGACACAGAGCACTCTGAAACCTGTCACTGCCCGGGAGAGGCTGCAGGctcctgtgtccctgctgagcaCCACAGCTCAGGGCTCATGGCCAGGGTTATCTGTTCTTTGTGTCACCTTGTCACACTCTGCTCCTTTTGGAGGGTCTTGTCCTACGGCTGTGATTAGTTCAGCACTGGCAGCAAACACTGTCACCTTCCTGGCATGTCCCCTCTGTCACTGGGGGCCCAGGgtggctcctgcagtggctgctggtgGGGGCAGAGGGGGACGTGTTAGGGCCAGAATTTGGGAGGGTGGCACACACAGGGGGTGTGTTAGTGCCAGCATTTGGGAGGGTGGCACACACAGGGACTGTGTTAGTGCCAGAATTTGGGAGGGTGGCACACACAGGGACTGTGTTAGTGCCAGCATTTGGGAGGGTGGCACACACAGGGACTGTGTTAGTGCCATTTGGGAGGGTGGCACACACAGGGACTGTGTTAGTGCCAGAATTTGGGAGGGTGGCACACACAGGGACTGTGTTAGTGCCATTTGGGAGGGTGGCGCACACAGGGACTGTGTTAGTGCCATTTGGGAGGGTGGCACACACAGGGACTGTGTTAGTGCCAGAATTTGGGAGGGTGGCACACACAGGGACTGTGTTAGTGCCATTTGGGAGGGTGGCACGCAGCCTTTCATACTCGAGCAGCTCTTTTGTTTGAATGCTTGGGCCAGCATAAAGTACCTTGATTCTGTGTGAATAATGTCAGCTAGCTgtgcaaaaccagaaaatttgatTCATCAGATGACCAAGATTGATTGGGTAATATATAAAAAAGTTCTGAACTTTCTCAGTGTGCAGATCATGTTGTCTTGGCACAACACACAAAAGGGAAGCTGCACAAACCATCAGAAATGCTCTGTCCCTTCTGAGGTCAGtcctgtgctgtcccctgtgACTCTTGCACAGTAGCATTAAGGCAATTCTTGACTTCTGTGACATGGCTGTCAAGTTTCAAAGTTCACCCTGCTTTACTGAACATAAGAATAATATTTATaagttgttttatttatttatttaccctGAATTTACCAGAGGTTGTGTTGTTCCAAGTACACACTTTAGTTATTTATGGAAACTAATGCAGCTGTTTAACAAATGTGCAATACAGTTACTGGGTCAGGAACTGGTGACGGGGTCACTATTGCCAGAAGTCTTTTTTGAACAGCAAAATGGAGTTAATCAGGGGAGGCAATCACACTGGAGGGCACCTCTGATGTTAGGAGGAAGCAGGAGAGGGAAGAAGCACAGCACACACCACAGCCACTGCACGTTGTGCTGAGTGTGCTAAAAGAAGAACCTTATTTTAAGATTTTCTCTCTAATGTGGCAGGAATGTTGGTGCTGGTGGAACTTGCAGTGCTGTCCATGCTGGTGCAATGCAGTGGGAAAGCTGCTGGGGGTGTCCCGAGGGGCAGAAGGGGGTgaggctctggggctgtgctgggcactgacaGGGGCCAGGCGGGGCTGCCTGAGGGAAACCTCGTCCCCCAAACCCCTGGGGGACACTTCTTGGCCTGAgggtgctcagggctgctctgaccctgctcggtgtccccagaggagcccagcctggcagcctgTGGGGTGTGCAGACACGCAGGGCTcccggctggagctgctgctcccctctggAGGGCACTG
This region includes:
- the GPR171 gene encoding G-protein coupled receptor 171 isoform X1, whose product is MLNSSSSSSGSNCSHSTVITTTVIPLLYCFIFLAGLSLNALAAWVFLYVSSTKSFIVYLKNIAVADLLMSLTFPFKILADSGLGPAELSLFVCRYSAVVFYMNMYIGITFFGLIGFDSCLNAGFNCVSQPLWKPQPPLGPAEAAWAEGHAEALGDTRPLQNAQHTPGPQDRSVIPPVSKANSHKEFTMSSNFSECHLHEEMEPFTYFYYLIFLMGIIGSCFALWAFTQKDQKQKCMSIYLINLLTADFLLTLTLPVKIIVDLGIASWNLRIFHCQVTACFIYLNMYLSIIFLGFVSMDRCLQLMHSSKVYRIQEPGFAKTLSAVVWVMLLLITVPNMAIPTKHIEEQPGVGCIDFKTKFGRDWHVFTNFICTAIFLNSSAAILVSNCLLVRQLRRHGRGERGGRVRAALAHVLLVTAAYLLCFVPYHAVRIPYTLSQGSASASCPLRRALFKAKESTLLFAIANLCLDPVLYYHLSKSFRLKFTEAFAAPKEATALRAAEEAQQQSCSLPGDTSRACPPAAPAALRDCSTADSAPAEP
- the GPR171 gene encoding G-protein coupled receptor 171 isoform X2; the protein is MNGHPKSSCQTLQRSVIPPVSKANSHKEFTMSSNFSECHLHEEMEPFTYFYYLIFLMGIIGSCFALWAFTQKDQKQKCMSIYLINLLTADFLLTLTLPVKIIVDLGIASWNLRIFHCQVTACFIYLNMYLSIIFLGFVSMDRCLQLMHSSKVYRIQEPGFAKTLSAVVWVMLLLITVPNMAIPTKHIEEQPGVGCIDFKTKFGRDWHVFTNFICTAIFLNSSAAILVSNCLLVRQLRRHGRGERGGRVRAALAHVLLVTAAYLLCFVPYHAVRIPYTLSQGSASASCPLRRALFKAKESTLLFAIANLCLDPVLYYHLSKSFRLKFTEAFAAPKEATALRAAEEAQQQSCSLPGDTSRACPPAAPAALRDCSTADSAPAEP